From Pseudomonas sp. B21-028, one genomic window encodes:
- a CDS encoding DUF1302 domain-containing protein codes for MFSNDSDTIRGSFDSTISAGTGIRTQSPSSALVSPTYNASTGAQSGGGKLGQISGVSDQGDINYDKGDPFTTYLKGSHELLLKMPAYDMAFMARATWLRDFSATETTGNLSGQDAFNSTAPAINDGLASSARDDLRFRTQLLDLWVSKTFDIGDQQGRLRVGNQVVSWGENIYEVGGINATNAIDVNRASQPGAQVKEFVLPAPIVSFATGIGGGFNVEAYIQTKWNESYLPPTGSYWSTSIVGKGSRAYGAETKDARDGGQYGIALRYKPEGTDLNLGLYAITYHDKLPQTTLDANGATVYRFPEDRHMYGVSANFPVGDWAIGTELSYRPRDAVPLNASSGCVAQGGQCWVDEKKFQWHLTSLFALQPSNAASVLNFLGADSATLTTETVVIAYPGLHDSYDGSPIAAGGWLWGNQKNDLLQTGAFNSPGDAKGTKYSGGIDVDFNWVYDGSLISGWQVIPGMYVRRGMFGYTPNINEQFMEGVTSVNLYVNFIQNPADWQVGLNYTSFFGPSDALTNPLRDRDFIGLNVSRNF; via the coding sequence ATGTTCTCCAACGACAGCGACACGATCAGGGGAAGCTTCGATTCGACGATCTCGGCGGGAACGGGTATCCGCACTCAGTCGCCCAGCAGCGCGCTGGTGTCCCCGACTTACAATGCCTCAACGGGCGCGCAATCGGGCGGCGGGAAGCTGGGTCAAATCAGTGGCGTGAGTGATCAAGGTGATATCAATTACGATAAAGGTGATCCATTTACCACGTACCTCAAAGGCAGTCATGAGTTGCTTTTGAAAATGCCAGCATATGACATGGCGTTTATGGCGCGTGCTACATGGCTGCGCGATTTTTCTGCCACTGAAACCACGGGTAACCTCAGCGGCCAGGATGCGTTCAATTCCACTGCGCCGGCCATCAATGACGGCCTGGCTTCAAGCGCCCGCGATGACCTGCGTTTCAGAACCCAATTGCTTGATTTGTGGGTGAGCAAGACATTTGACATCGGCGACCAGCAGGGCCGACTCAGGGTGGGCAACCAGGTAGTCAGTTGGGGAGAGAACATCTATGAGGTGGGCGGCATAAACGCCACCAACGCCATCGACGTCAACCGCGCGTCGCAGCCCGGTGCCCAGGTCAAGGAATTCGTGCTGCCGGCGCCTATCGTGAGTTTTGCCACGGGGATCGGCGGCGGTTTCAATGTCGAGGCTTATATACAAACCAAATGGAATGAGAGTTATCTGCCACCCACCGGCAGTTACTGGTCAACGTCCATTGTAGGCAAGGGGAGTCGCGCCTATGGGGCGGAAACCAAGGATGCGCGAGACGGCGGTCAGTACGGGATCGCGTTGCGCTATAAACCCGAAGGTACCGATCTGAATCTGGGTTTATATGCAATTACTTACCATGACAAGCTTCCACAGACCACGCTCGATGCAAATGGTGCAACGGTCTATCGATTCCCCGAAGATCGGCATATGTACGGCGTCAGCGCCAATTTCCCCGTGGGGGATTGGGCCATCGGTACAGAACTTTCTTACCGCCCCAGGGATGCCGTTCCGTTGAATGCCTCAAGTGGCTGCGTGGCCCAGGGCGGACAGTGCTGGGTCGATGAGAAGAAATTTCAATGGCACCTCACGTCGCTCTTTGCTCTGCAACCGTCCAACGCCGCCAGCGTACTGAATTTCCTCGGCGCGGACTCTGCCACATTAACCACCGAAACCGTCGTCATCGCGTACCCGGGCCTGCATGACAGTTATGACGGCTCTCCCATCGCGGCGGGAGGATGGCTGTGGGGCAACCAGAAAAACGATCTGCTGCAGACGGGCGCGTTCAACAGCCCTGGCGATGCCAAGGGCACGAAGTATTCAGGAGGGATCGACGTCGATTTCAACTGGGTTTATGACGGCTCGCTGATCAGCGGATGGCAGGTGATTCCCGGCATGTACGTGCGCCGTGGCATGTTTGGTTACACACCTAATATCAATGAACAGTTCATGGAAGGTGTGACATCGGTAAACCTGTATGTGAACTTCATACAAAACCCGGCGGATTGGCAAGTTGGGCTCAATTACACGTCGTTCTTCGGACCTTCCGATGCTTTGACGAACCCGTTACGTGATCGTGACTTTATTGGCCTGAACGTGTCTCGTAACTTCTGA
- a CDS encoding RND family transporter — protein MNVPSKIEPARAGVLVRVLKLLENGLFGHRCAVLGGLVLFTLVMAWFAAQLRMDAGFEKQLPIGHEYVATFKQYRADLLGANRLTVVVKARHGTIWTPQGLRKLYDVTQALTFLPNVASGSVQSLWTPNTFVTEITEEGFRAEPIIPGTITPENLNADSIGAISQSVMQGGFIGNLVARDQSSAMITADLDEINAQGQHIDYAAFDRGIEADIRSKFEDDDYEIQIIGFAKQIGDISEGAASVLHFCVIALILTALAVYWYCRSIKLTLLPLACSLVSLVWQFGALHLLGFGLDPLGVLVPFLVFAIGVSHGVQQLNFIVRELAHGKTMEAAARSSFSGLFIPGSLALVTAFVSFVTLILMPIPMVRELAITAALGVAFKIVTNLIMLPLAASLLRMGQGYAKGVELKAAQRARWLRTLARVAEPRNAALVLCVAMVISVAAIWQSKDRVVGTLQAGAPELRPDARFNKDAVSIASSYDLGLDWLTVVFEAPPGSCDKVQIGVYQDRFDFAIQPVEGVMSILSFASLIRQYNEGYNEGNPKMSVVPIDSANYAALGVEIGRLPGIMRKDCSMTAVHIYLADHKATTINRVIDAVKTFRANDTLPGVTIRLASGNAGVLAAVNEEIEHSEFPMMLYVYTTIIFLVFLTYRDLRAVLACCLPLTIGTFIGYWFMKELQIGLTVATLPVMVLAVGIGVDYAFYIYNRLQLHMANGIPIVSALEHSILEVGTATIFTAITLAVGVATWSFSELKFQADMGKLLAFMFLVNMIMAMTVLPAFAVWLERWFPRKRPVRALGLLSH, from the coding sequence ATGAACGTCCCGTCTAAAATCGAACCGGCACGCGCGGGCGTGTTGGTTCGGGTATTGAAGTTGCTCGAAAATGGGTTATTCGGTCATCGGTGCGCGGTGCTTGGAGGGCTGGTTCTGTTTACGCTGGTGATGGCTTGGTTTGCCGCCCAGCTCCGGATGGACGCAGGTTTTGAAAAGCAACTTCCGATAGGTCATGAGTATGTCGCGACGTTTAAGCAATACCGCGCTGATCTGTTGGGAGCTAATCGGCTGACGGTAGTCGTCAAGGCCAGGCACGGGACGATTTGGACGCCGCAGGGTTTGAGAAAACTGTACGACGTAACCCAAGCCCTCACGTTCCTGCCTAATGTCGCAAGTGGTTCAGTTCAGTCACTGTGGACGCCCAATACCTTTGTCACGGAAATTACCGAGGAGGGCTTCAGGGCGGAGCCGATCATCCCGGGCACCATCACGCCGGAGAACCTGAACGCCGACAGTATCGGAGCGATCTCTCAGTCGGTCATGCAGGGTGGTTTTATCGGCAATCTGGTCGCGCGGGATCAATCCAGTGCGATGATCACTGCCGATCTGGACGAAATCAATGCCCAGGGCCAGCACATTGATTATGCGGCGTTCGACCGTGGAATTGAGGCGGACATCCGCTCCAAGTTCGAGGACGATGACTACGAAATACAGATAATCGGGTTCGCCAAACAGATTGGAGATATTTCCGAGGGCGCTGCCTCCGTTCTGCATTTCTGTGTGATCGCGCTGATCCTGACCGCCTTGGCTGTGTATTGGTATTGCCGGTCAATCAAGCTCACGCTTTTGCCCCTGGCCTGCTCGCTGGTATCCCTGGTCTGGCAATTCGGCGCGTTGCACTTGCTGGGTTTCGGGCTGGATCCGTTGGGCGTGCTTGTGCCTTTTCTGGTGTTCGCTATTGGTGTTTCACACGGCGTGCAGCAACTGAATTTTATCGTACGTGAACTGGCGCACGGCAAGACTATGGAAGCCGCCGCGCGATCCAGTTTCAGCGGTTTATTCATACCGGGATCACTGGCCTTGGTCACCGCGTTTGTTTCGTTTGTGACGCTTATTCTGATGCCTATTCCCATGGTAAGGGAGCTTGCTATCACGGCGGCGCTGGGGGTTGCGTTTAAAATAGTCACCAACTTGATCATGCTCCCGCTGGCGGCGTCCCTGCTACGGATGGGGCAGGGTTACGCAAAAGGTGTCGAGCTGAAAGCCGCACAACGAGCACGCTGGTTAAGGACACTGGCGCGGGTCGCCGAGCCGCGCAACGCAGCCCTGGTGCTTTGCGTGGCAATGGTCATTTCGGTCGCCGCGATCTGGCAGAGCAAGGATCGCGTGGTAGGAACGCTGCAGGCGGGGGCTCCCGAACTGCGCCCGGACGCCAGGTTCAATAAAGACGCGGTGTCGATTGCCTCCAGTTACGACCTGGGGCTCGACTGGTTGACAGTTGTATTCGAAGCGCCGCCTGGGTCTTGTGACAAGGTTCAGATTGGGGTTTATCAGGACCGCTTCGATTTCGCTATCCAACCGGTCGAAGGCGTCATGTCGATTCTCTCGTTTGCGTCGCTGATTCGTCAGTACAACGAAGGCTATAACGAGGGCAATCCGAAGATGTCGGTGGTCCCGATCGACTCGGCCAACTATGCCGCCCTGGGTGTTGAGATAGGCCGGCTGCCCGGCATCATGCGCAAGGATTGCAGCATGACGGCCGTGCACATCTATCTGGCGGATCATAAGGCAACCACGATTAACCGCGTGATTGACGCAGTGAAGACATTTCGTGCCAATGACACGTTGCCGGGCGTGACCATCCGCTTGGCATCAGGAAATGCCGGTGTGCTGGCTGCGGTGAACGAGGAGATCGAGCACAGCGAATTTCCGATGATGCTCTATGTGTACACCACGATAATTTTTCTGGTGTTTTTGACCTATCGAGACCTGCGCGCGGTGCTGGCGTGTTGCTTGCCTTTAACCATTGGTACCTTCATTGGTTATTGGTTCATGAAGGAGCTGCAAATCGGGCTTACGGTGGCGACGTTACCGGTCATGGTACTTGCCGTAGGCATCGGCGTGGATTACGCCTTCTACATCTACAATCGCCTGCAGCTTCATATGGCTAACGGCATTCCTATCGTCAGTGCCTTGGAACACTCGATTCTGGAAGTGGGGACCGCCACGATATTTACCGCGATAACCCTGGCGGTAGGCGTAGCGACATGGTCATTTTCAGAGCTCAAGTTTCAAGCCGATATGGGGAAATTGCTCGCGTTCATGTTCCTGGTGAACATGATTATGGCCATGACTGTGCTTCCCGCGTTTGCGGTATGGCTTGAGCGGTGGTTCCCACGCAAGCGTCCCGTCCGTGCCCTTGGGCTTCTCTCGCATTGA
- a CDS encoding YCF48-related protein: protein MKALSRYSFCAFVTAAIGLQVACVVAAEAVGPLQPSPAAHSLQALRSPILAATWAGARAVAVGSDGVVLLSDDQTRSFHQADDVPVSSTLTDVSFVDANHGWAVGHWGAILATVDGGRRWQVQRLVTEEDRPLFAVHFFDARHGVAVGLWSLVLVTQDAGMTWVEQATNPDVKGLADLNLTSLFADKSGGVYATAEQGRLLYSTDQGSSWRYLDTGYAGSLWCGLSLDNQTLLAGGQRGTLLRSEDAGLTWKRLNLDTTSSITSIVSDGVDVLVVGLDGLQRRSSDGGRTFVAVTEDAHESLTAALATPTGKWALFSRHGLISGAE, encoded by the coding sequence ATGAAAGCACTATCAAGGTATTCATTCTGCGCGTTCGTCACGGCTGCTATCGGGCTGCAGGTTGCATGTGTCGTTGCAGCTGAGGCGGTGGGGCCGCTTCAACCATCGCCCGCCGCGCATTCGCTCCAGGCACTGCGCTCGCCCATTCTGGCGGCGACATGGGCAGGTGCGCGAGCGGTGGCCGTGGGCTCGGATGGGGTTGTATTGCTTTCGGATGATCAGACTCGCTCTTTTCACCAGGCGGATGACGTGCCGGTTAGCTCTACTTTGACCGACGTGAGCTTTGTCGACGCCAACCATGGTTGGGCCGTCGGGCACTGGGGCGCCATTCTGGCAACCGTCGATGGAGGGCGGCGTTGGCAGGTCCAACGATTGGTCACGGAAGAGGATCGACCGCTGTTCGCGGTACATTTCTTCGATGCGCGGCACGGCGTTGCGGTGGGTTTGTGGTCGCTCGTACTGGTGACTCAGGACGCTGGAATGACGTGGGTCGAGCAGGCAACAAATCCTGACGTAAAAGGCCTTGCGGACCTTAATCTGACCAGTTTGTTTGCGGATAAAAGCGGCGGCGTTTATGCCACTGCCGAACAGGGGCGCCTGTTGTATTCCACCGACCAGGGAAGCTCGTGGCGTTACTTGGATACCGGATACGCAGGGTCGCTGTGGTGCGGGCTTTCTCTGGACAACCAGACGCTGCTTGCGGGCGGACAGCGTGGAACACTGCTGCGCAGTGAAGATGCTGGACTGACGTGGAAACGTTTGAATCTTGATACCACCAGCTCAATAACCTCCATAGTCAGCGATGGCGTTGACGTACTGGTAGTGGGGTTGGACGGCCTGCAAAGACGCAGCAGCGACGGTGGTCGAACGTTCGTCGCGGTCACTGAGGATGCTCACGAATCACTGACCGCCGCGCTAGCGACGCCCACGGGAAAGTGGGCACTGTTTTCACGCCACGGGCTTATATCCGGGGCTGAATAG
- a CDS encoding alpha/beta fold hydrolase, with translation MSERYQEGRFISSKGADLFYRDFGPIEGATTVPLLCLHGFLRSSRDFSELGRVLSAQGIRVIVPDLRGRGLSATFASAADYHYDLIKQDVWDLLDHLSIDKVAVLGIALGALLAMDMAVENPARIKGVVLNDQGTEINQSASNKMSGNFDTHAYSFEEAVSRMQLHFGDTYPGLTHERWQDLTLRAYREIEPGKFARDVDPLSLADVPRLKAERPDNWPQFRATRDVPTAILRGELSEYFAADCAERMLDSHPNATLTTVKGRGHPPLMDEPEALAAIKALLERASSR, from the coding sequence ATGTCTGAGCGCTATCAAGAGGGTCGTTTCATATCGTCGAAAGGGGCGGATTTGTTCTATCGGGATTTTGGACCTATTGAGGGCGCAACCACGGTGCCGCTTTTGTGCCTGCACGGTTTCCTGCGGTCCTCCAGGGACTTCTCTGAGCTCGGCCGCGTCCTTTCGGCCCAGGGCATTCGGGTGATCGTGCCTGACTTGCGCGGTCGTGGCCTGTCGGCGACATTCGCTTCGGCGGCCGACTACCACTACGATCTCATCAAACAAGATGTATGGGATCTGCTCGACCACCTGAGCATCGACAAAGTCGCGGTGCTCGGCATTGCACTGGGCGCGCTGCTGGCAATGGACATGGCCGTTGAAAACCCGGCACGGATCAAGGGCGTGGTATTGAACGACCAGGGCACGGAAATCAACCAAAGCGCCAGCAACAAAATGTCCGGTAACTTCGACACTCATGCCTATTCATTCGAGGAAGCTGTCAGCCGCATGCAGCTGCACTTCGGCGACACCTATCCGGGCCTCACGCACGAGCGTTGGCAGGACTTGACCCTGCGCGCCTACCGGGAGATCGAACCCGGTAAATTCGCTCGCGACGTGGACCCGCTTTCCCTGGCCGATGTCCCGCGTCTCAAGGCCGAGCGTCCAGACAACTGGCCACAGTTTCGGGCTACGCGCGACGTACCGACGGCCATACTGAGAGGGGAACTGTCCGAGTATTTTGCCGCTGATTGTGCAGAACGGATGCTGGATTCACACCCCAACGCCACGCTGACCACGGTCAAAGGGCGTGGTCATCCGCCTCTCATGGATGAACCTGAAGCCCTGGCGGCGATTAAAGCCTTGTTGGAACGCGCTTCATCGCGTTAA
- a CDS encoding MFS transporter gives MNKRTKLSRPVNYLFYTLGDLSSGIYAVAPGILLMFYMTNILGISVGIATAATVLPKLVDLLASPLVGGMSDRTCTRLGRRRPFILFAGLTLLPTFFLIWAAPTSSPLVSAIFVALMFSLCSFCFATFLVPYCALNTEIAATYQEGTALTSYRGVYSMLGCLLAGAGAPLIVELFNGGKAGYLAMGAIMGAIMSLCILVTFFSSKEPVRKSVTEKLDTSQLWFALTHNPPFLILCSVWLLHMLGAGVVTAALAYYVTYVLNQGVEFLSLVFLLSFGSSVLAIPLFLYLGKRVSKYGAFSTALFVSTIAGCGYILLDASTPVAIVLSVVILAGMSEGGNQVFSYSMLTDCIRQGDSRADKQAPEALLSGIFIAMERLGLTLGALVTGGLLAFTGLIETQEGVTRQPDSAVLAITLAASLIPAGLNALSLVMLWFYRGFDRRVAASAAESDLRIEEFGGDVAGCSATRPSA, from the coding sequence ATGAATAAAAGAACCAAGCTGTCGCGTCCCGTCAATTATCTTTTTTATACCCTCGGTGATTTATCCAGCGGCATTTATGCCGTCGCGCCGGGCATTCTTCTGATGTTTTACATGACCAATATCCTGGGCATTTCCGTTGGCATCGCTACCGCCGCTACGGTTCTGCCAAAACTGGTCGACTTGCTCGCGAGCCCGCTGGTCGGCGGCATGTCAGATCGCACCTGCACGCGCCTGGGGCGTCGCCGTCCCTTCATTTTATTCGCCGGCCTGACCTTGCTGCCGACGTTCTTTCTGATCTGGGCGGCTCCCACAAGCTCGCCGTTGGTGTCGGCCATCTTTGTGGCTTTGATGTTCAGCCTATGCTCATTTTGCTTCGCGACCTTTCTCGTTCCCTATTGCGCCCTCAATACCGAAATTGCTGCGACCTATCAGGAGGGTACTGCGCTCACCTCTTATCGAGGCGTGTATTCAATGTTGGGGTGCCTGTTGGCTGGTGCGGGAGCCCCGTTGATTGTTGAATTATTCAACGGTGGGAAAGCCGGTTATCTTGCGATGGGCGCTATCATGGGCGCCATTATGTCTCTGTGTATTCTGGTTACCTTTTTTTCGTCGAAAGAGCCCGTTCGCAAATCTGTGACGGAGAAATTAGACACGTCGCAGTTGTGGTTCGCGCTTACCCATAACCCCCCATTCCTGATCTTGTGCTCGGTTTGGCTGTTGCACATGTTGGGGGCCGGTGTGGTCACGGCCGCTCTGGCTTACTACGTGACGTATGTGTTGAACCAGGGCGTGGAGTTTCTTTCATTGGTGTTCCTTCTCTCATTTGGCTCCTCGGTGCTGGCCATACCCCTGTTTCTCTACTTGGGAAAACGGGTGAGCAAGTATGGTGCGTTCTCGACCGCACTCTTCGTGTCGACCATTGCCGGGTGCGGTTATATTCTGCTTGATGCTTCAACGCCGGTGGCTATCGTATTAAGCGTGGTGATACTTGCGGGGATGAGTGAAGGGGGCAACCAGGTCTTTTCCTATTCAATGTTGACCGACTGCATCAGGCAGGGCGATAGCCGAGCTGACAAGCAGGCCCCCGAGGCGCTGCTGAGCGGCATCTTCATCGCGATGGAGCGTCTTGGCTTAACGCTCGGGGCCTTGGTCACCGGTGGGCTATTGGCGTTCACCGGCTTGATCGAGACGCAGGAAGGCGTTACCAGGCAGCCAGACTCGGCAGTGCTGGCAATTACTTTGGCCGCTTCGCTGATACCGGCGGGTTTGAACGCGCTGTCACTGGTCATGCTGTGGTTCTACCGGGGATTTGACCGGCGTGTCGCAGCGAGCGCCGCAGAAAGCGACCTACGAATAGAAGAGTTTGGGGGGGATGTCGCGGGCTGTTCCGCGACACGGCCATCGGCATGA
- a CDS encoding FAD-binding oxidoreductase, which yields MHGNLSYWFNSAEPYVPNEALSTCITADVCIIGGGVTGLSSAYHLRKKDPHVSVALLEGHVIGYGASGRNAGQMIVAVGDNNFRAQLKRYGADKLRELHTYTHEGIDVIETMTREHNIACDFSASGYLLMGLESEGDENLNSYMKFSQSIGQDRFLESISARDIAAEFNSAHFGSAIFDRRGGQFNPLKFIRGLKQAAMTLGANIYEHSPVASIERNVSHITVRTGRGVVRCSKLVIATNAYSHLLDGLKDFAFERNQTPIMVYANVTAPLSPSQWQQLGWARRCGVNVLSDLFFSFAPTADGRLLYVGGYYTHAPSGNEMSPEISTGFMNNGPKQLAAFFPNLAGVPTTQSWGGPISVTRDYIPHIGVLSDPRISYANGCWGHGMPLGARNGQTLADLALDRQSADTQAWLIRRDKSNWPPRAMTPFIVQSVSSVLRYGVRRKAAKLGMGFDPEESV from the coding sequence ATGCATGGCAATCTATCTTATTGGTTTAATTCAGCTGAACCCTATGTACCCAACGAAGCGCTGAGCACATGTATAACGGCCGATGTTTGCATAATCGGTGGTGGCGTGACCGGACTCTCCAGCGCTTATCACCTGCGTAAAAAAGATCCGCACGTCTCGGTCGCGCTATTGGAAGGGCACGTCATCGGCTACGGAGCCAGCGGCCGCAACGCAGGCCAAATGATTGTGGCCGTCGGGGATAACAATTTCAGGGCACAGCTTAAACGCTATGGTGCGGATAAACTTCGCGAGCTCCATACCTATACACATGAGGGCATCGACGTCATCGAAACCATGACGCGCGAGCACAACATAGCCTGTGATTTCAGCGCCAGCGGCTATCTGTTGATGGGGCTTGAATCTGAGGGCGATGAAAACCTGAATAGCTATATGAAGTTCAGTCAGAGCATCGGTCAAGACCGGTTTCTTGAGTCAATTTCAGCACGTGATATCGCCGCTGAATTTAACAGCGCGCATTTTGGCTCAGCGATATTTGATCGGCGTGGCGGGCAATTTAACCCGCTAAAATTCATTCGCGGTTTAAAACAGGCCGCTATGACGCTGGGCGCCAATATTTATGAGCACAGCCCGGTCGCGAGTATTGAGCGCAACGTCTCGCATATCACCGTGCGTACGGGGCGCGGCGTTGTCCGTTGCAGTAAGTTGGTGATTGCGACCAATGCCTACTCACATCTTTTGGATGGGCTGAAGGACTTTGCATTTGAACGCAATCAAACGCCAATCATGGTCTACGCGAACGTGACGGCACCGTTATCGCCAAGTCAATGGCAGCAATTGGGTTGGGCAAGACGCTGCGGCGTTAATGTGTTGTCGGACTTGTTTTTTTCGTTTGCCCCCACCGCGGACGGCCGCCTTTTGTACGTGGGCGGTTACTACACCCATGCGCCATCCGGCAATGAAATGTCGCCGGAAATCAGCACTGGCTTTATGAACAACGGCCCGAAACAGCTGGCGGCGTTCTTTCCGAACCTGGCCGGCGTGCCCACCACGCAAAGTTGGGGCGGGCCTATCTCGGTTACCCGGGATTATATTCCGCACATAGGCGTGCTTTCTGACCCGAGGATATCGTATGCCAATGGCTGCTGGGGGCACGGGATGCCATTGGGCGCACGTAATGGACAGACACTGGCAGACCTGGCATTAGATCGGCAAAGCGCGGACACACAGGCTTGGCTCATCCGTCGCGACAAGTCCAATTGGCCGCCACGCGCGATGACTCCCTTCATCGTCCAAAGCGTCTCATCCGTACTGCGTTACGGCGTCCGAAGAAAAGCCGCAAAATTAGGTATGGGGTTCGATCCCGAAGAATCTGTATAA
- a CDS encoding D-serine ammonia-lyase, whose protein sequence is MNDFSADDATALDAIRDKQPQLWTNGNRGALGLPGDTWGGRAIGMDDIQQAVDRFTRFRPVLLSLFPELVVSGGVIESPLLLTPGLQAALKSPRSGQLYVKADHGLPVAGSIKARGGIHEVIEYAERLALEHGFITPDDATGITTAAARKLFSEHQIAVGSTGNLGLSIGVIASALGFRATVHMSADAKEWKKQRLRTRNVTVVEHEGDYAMAVAAGRREALNDEKCHFVDDESSLSLFIGYSAAALALKAQLDAHGVVVDEQHPLFVYLPCGVGGAPAGIAFGLAHVFGPNAHCFFAEPIASSCFLVSMLDKNGQYPSVYSFGLDNRTEADGLAVPRASEHAVDIMRPVVSGIFTVKDDDLFKHLYTVAQVSLRIEPSAAAGFDGPNWLESSRQGQAYCARHHLSDYLEHACHIVWTTGGLYVPEEEYQAFVERGARLTMKVSA, encoded by the coding sequence ATGAACGACTTCTCAGCAGACGATGCAACTGCACTTGATGCCATACGCGATAAGCAACCACAGCTGTGGACTAACGGAAATAGAGGCGCGCTCGGCTTACCAGGCGATACCTGGGGCGGGCGCGCCATCGGCATGGACGATATCCAGCAGGCAGTGGATCGTTTCACACGTTTTCGCCCGGTCCTGCTGTCACTGTTCCCCGAGCTTGTAGTGTCTGGCGGGGTTATCGAATCACCTCTGCTGCTGACACCCGGGTTGCAGGCGGCTCTCAAGTCCCCACGTTCAGGGCAACTGTATGTGAAGGCTGACCACGGCCTTCCCGTGGCGGGCTCCATCAAGGCCCGTGGCGGTATTCATGAAGTGATTGAATACGCCGAACGGTTGGCCCTTGAGCATGGATTTATCACACCCGACGATGCCACAGGCATCACCACGGCGGCCGCACGAAAACTGTTCAGTGAACACCAGATTGCGGTCGGTTCTACCGGCAATCTGGGCTTAAGCATCGGCGTCATTGCTTCCGCACTGGGGTTTAGGGCGACGGTGCATATGTCCGCCGACGCCAAGGAATGGAAAAAACAGCGTCTGCGAACACGCAACGTCACGGTTGTAGAACATGAAGGCGATTACGCAATGGCGGTAGCGGCAGGACGCCGCGAAGCGCTCAACGATGAAAAATGCCATTTTGTGGATGACGAGTCCTCCCTTTCGTTATTTATCGGTTACAGCGCCGCAGCCCTGGCGCTGAAAGCACAGCTGGATGCGCACGGGGTGGTGGTGGATGAACAACACCCACTTTTCGTTTATCTGCCCTGTGGTGTAGGCGGAGCGCCTGCTGGTATCGCCTTCGGCTTGGCCCATGTGTTTGGCCCGAACGCGCACTGCTTTTTCGCCGAACCCATCGCCTCATCCTGTTTTCTGGTATCGATGCTGGATAAAAACGGCCAGTACCCAAGTGTTTATTCGTTTGGATTGGACAACCGCACGGAAGCTGACGGGCTGGCGGTGCCTCGCGCGTCCGAGCACGCGGTAGACATCATGCGCCCCGTTGTTTCAGGGATATTCACGGTAAAGGACGACGATTTATTCAAGCATTTGTATACCGTCGCGCAGGTTTCACTGCGCATTGAACCTTCCGCCGCTGCAGGATTTGACGGGCCGAACTGGCTTGAGTCATCACGACAAGGGCAAGCTTACTGCGCACGTCATCATCTCTCTGATTATCTGGAACACGCCTGTCATATCGTGTGGACAACCGGAGGGCTTTATGTACCGGAAGAGGAATATCAGGCCTTTGTCGAGCGCGGCGCCAGGTTGACGATGAAAGTGTCAGCTTAA
- a CDS encoding class II aldolase/adducin family protein, with protein MQIQSLKDRVSPEEWALRCDLAACYRLVALYGWTDLVFTHISARLPGTAHEFLINPYGLMFEEITASSLIRIDQDGNKIGQSPFEVNRAGFVIHSAVHAARDDAQCVLHTHTRAGIAVSAQQCGLLPISQQSTFVLGSLGYHAYEGVALHDEEKPRLQTDLGNNQFLILRNHGLLTVGASIADAFMHMYVMETACQIQLSAQAGGALIMIPQSIENTAMAAAKTQTSGLGGKFVWPALLRKINAANPGYDA; from the coding sequence ATGCAAATTCAATCACTCAAAGACCGCGTAAGTCCTGAAGAGTGGGCGCTGCGCTGCGATCTCGCGGCCTGCTACCGGCTCGTGGCGCTCTATGGCTGGACAGACCTGGTCTTCACCCATATCAGCGCCCGCCTCCCCGGGACCGCGCACGAGTTTCTGATAAATCCCTATGGGCTGATGTTTGAGGAAATCACCGCGTCCTCGTTGATCCGTATAGATCAAGACGGCAACAAGATTGGTCAATCGCCATTTGAAGTGAATCGAGCAGGTTTTGTAATCCATAGTGCTGTTCACGCCGCGCGCGACGACGCTCAGTGCGTCTTGCATACCCATACCCGTGCAGGGATTGCCGTCAGTGCCCAGCAATGCGGCCTACTCCCTATTTCACAACAGTCAACGTTCGTCCTCGGCTCGCTGGGTTATCACGCCTATGAAGGGGTAGCGCTACATGATGAAGAGAAACCACGACTGCAAACCGACTTGGGAAACAATCAATTCCTGATCCTTCGCAATCACGGTTTGCTCACGGTGGGCGCCAGCATCGCCGATGCATTCATGCACATGTATGTAATGGAAACCGCTTGCCAGATTCAACTGTCGGCGCAGGCCGGCGGTGCATTGATCATGATCCCGCAATCCATTGAAAACACCGCGATGGCAGCCGCCAAAACCCAAACCTCGGGCTTGGGCGGAAAATTCGTGTGGCCCGCCCTTCTGCGAAAAATAAACGCGGCGAACCCTGGTTACGATGCCTGA